A region of Betta splendens chromosome 13, fBetSpl5.4, whole genome shotgun sequence DNA encodes the following proteins:
- the LOC114867662 gene encoding uncharacterized protein LOC114867662 isoform X2 — MRQTIKMILRILLLISFISCVSGSLVVNVTQTHYQAEQNHSITLEWTFTPKPDVSITSVYIICELDESSLTETSSGKDASDSKCPDSGLMTQDAMTVPSEHQMVGTRTYVDSTSLKHSESNDSNSTWTYWTYIRTDG; from the exons ATGAGACAAAC GATAAAGATGATCCTCAggatcctgctgctcatcagcttcatctcatGCGTCTCTG GATCATTAGTAGTGAATGTGACCCAGACCCACTatcaggcagagcagaaccacagcatcacactggaGTGGACCTTCACACCCAAACCTGACGTGTCCATCACCTCAGTTTACATCATCTGTGAGCTG GACGAGTCCAGTTTGACAGAGACGAGCTCAGGGAAGGACGCCTCAGACTCCAAGTGTCCAGACTCAGGACTGATGACTCAGGACGCTATGACTGTACCATCAGAACATCAGATGGTTGGAACACGGACGTATGTCGACTCAACGTCACTG aaacatagTGAATCTAATGATTCAAACTCAACCTGGACATATTGGACATATATAAGGActgacggctga
- the LOC114867662 gene encoding CD276 antigen-like isoform X1: protein MRQTIKMILRILLLISFISCVSGSLVVNVTQTHYQAEQNHSITLEWTFTPKPDVSITSVYIICELVTDLRASVLFHLHEGVEVSESQDQQFSGRVQFDRDELREGRLRLQVSRLRTDDSGRYDCTIRTSDGWNTDVCRLNVTET, encoded by the exons ATGAGACAAAC GATAAAGATGATCCTCAggatcctgctgctcatcagcttcatctcatGCGTCTCTG GATCATTAGTAGTGAATGTGACCCAGACCCACTatcaggcagagcagaaccacagcatcacactggaGTGGACCTTCACACCCAAACCTGACGTGTCCATCACCTCAGTTTACATCATCTGTGAGCTGGTGACTGATCTCAGAGCCTCAGTCCTGTTTCATCTCCATGAAGGTGTTGAGGTCTCAGAGTCTCAGGATCAACAGTTTTCAGGACGAGTCCAGTTTGACAGAGACGAGCTCAGGGAAGGACGCCTCAGACTCCAAGTGTCCAGACTCAGGACTGATGACTCAGGACGCTATGACTGTACCATCAGAACATCAGATGGTTGGAACACGGACGTATGTCGACTCAACGTCACTG aaacatag